The Dyadobacter sp. 676 DNA window AAATAGATTATGTCGGTACCACGGATTTGCCCAAAAGCAGCACCGATGGCCGTGGACAGAAGTTTTATTATACCTACGACAACCTTAATCGTCAGATCGAGATGGGCCTGTGCAAAAACGGCAACTGCGACACCCCCGAACCGCTGCTGAAGACCTACTACGACAACTATGATTTCACTCCTTTCCGGGCTTATGCTGCCGAGCCTGGCATGACGGGTGTTGCCTTTGCGCAAACCCCTACTGCCAACCGTATCGGTTTGAATACCGGCCAAGCTGCCAGGGTATTGCTACCTAGTGGCGAGTACGGCTCCTGGCTTCAAACAGTGATCTACTACGATGACAAGCAGCGGGTGATTCAGACATTACGCCAGTTGTACGGGTTCAGCAGCAATGCTTATGAGCGTGTGAGCTATCAGCTTGCCTTCGATGGCAAGCCCGAGCAGGAATGGACGACACAGGAAACCGGCAGCGTAACCTACAAGTTGGCCAAGACGTTTACCTACGATCATGGTGACCGGCTGAGCAAAACCGAAGTGATACTTTATGAAGGAGGTGTCCCGAAAAAAACCTACACCCAGTCGGAACAGCTCTACAATGAGGTCGGCCAAGTGGGCACCAAGTCCCTGCACGCAGGAGTGCAAATTCTGGGTTACAAGTACACGCCACGCGGCTGGCTGGGGAATGAGCAAACCAACACCGGGCAGCCATTTGCGTTAGGCCTTAATTACCAGGATAACGGTAACATCAACAGCCTGTCGTGGACAACCAAAAGCAATAGTGGCGGAATGAATTTAAGCTACGACAAGTCCAGCCGACTGACAGGGGCCACGGGTACTGGTAATTTCGCGAACTACGACGAATCGCCCATTAGCTACGACGCTAACGGAAACCTGGAAAGCCTGACTCGCAAGTACAATAACACGCCCATTGACCAATTAAGCTATCTGTATCACGGCAACCAATTACACCGTGTAAACGACTCGCAGGATAATCAGAGCCAGGCCGTTAAAGGATTTATCAACGGGGCCAACGCGGATGACGAGTTTGTCTACGACGGCAATGGAAACCTGGTCCGGGATTTTAACCGGGGTATAGGAAATAGTACTACCGACGGGATCAATTACAACGTATTGAACCTACCCCGCCGCGTGGTGCGCAACACTCGCACGGTGCAGTACACATATGATGCCAATGGAGTAAAACTAAAGAGTGAAGCCCCGGATAATGTCAATACATACTATGCGGGGACGTTCGAGTATCGCGCAGAGAACAGCTTGTTGCGCATTGGTGTAGAAGAAGGGCAGATTGTCAAGGATGGAACAAGCTACCTGTCTCAATACTACCTTCGTGATCATCTGGGAAACGTGCGCTCGGTGCTGGATGAGACCGGCAACGTGATCCAGGAAACAGAGTACTACGCGTTTGGCTTACCCATCCAGCGAACTGGGTCTGATAAAAACAAGTATCTTTACAACGGGAAGGAGAAACAGCCTGAAACGGAATGGCTGGATTATGGTTTTAGAATGTATGATCCTTCGATCGGGCGATGGATGACCGAAGATCCGATGACAGAGAGTCAAGAAAGCTGGTCTACCTACCAATACGTGTACAATAACCCGCTAAGATTTTCCGACTTATTTGGAATGGTGGGAGATACTACAAATGTAGACTCCAATAAGCCGATCAATAAAGATGACATAGTTGT harbors:
- a CDS encoding RHS repeat-associated core domain-containing protein, which gives rise to MSAPIAANAQPETFSTQTFYESAPLNRVTGSKAPGATGNSTQFHGVNVADEVKYYRAVGAALTDIELNSTYAAGELTYTRTVDEAGGSVTQYQDRLGRIVLKRTLTNKIVQGVLKDVNLDTYYAYDEKSQLRAVLQPGYQSEADLSRHAFLYRYDEYGRVVDKKLPGSNAGKIDYVGTTDLPKSSTDGRGQKFYYTYDNLNRQIEMGLCKNGNCDTPEPLLKTYYDNYDFTPFRAYAAEPGMTGVAFAQTPTANRIGLNTGQAARVLLPSGEYGSWLQTVIYYDDKQRVIQTLRQLYGFSSNAYERVSYQLAFDGKPEQEWTTQETGSVTYKLAKTFTYDHGDRLSKTEVILYEGGVPKKTYTQSEQLYNEVGQVGTKSLHAGVQILGYKYTPRGWLGNEQTNTGQPFALGLNYQDNGNINSLSWTTKSNSGGMNLSYDKSSRLTGATGTGNFANYDESPISYDANGNLESLTRKYNNTPIDQLSYLYHGNQLHRVNDSQDNQSQAVKGFINGANADDEFVYDGNGNLVRDFNRGIGNSTTDGINYNVLNLPRRVVRNTRTVQYTYDANGVKLKSEAPDNVNTYYAGTFEYRAENSLLRIGVEEGQIVKDGTSYLSQYYLRDHLGNVRSVLDETGNVIQETEYYAFGLPIQRTGSDKNKYLYNGKEKQPETEWLDYGFRMYDPSIGRWMTEDPMTESQESWSTYQYVYNNPLRFSDLFGMVGDTTNVDSNKPINKDDIVVFVDGSTAQASAGDATVKGTKNSDAENLFYDIWHGKGERGTIGNIIDFSEKHYSILTDIVDSYDKPFGSGSKVVVSQFAYNLTKTKRLVHPLNGRLLKAGQVAKLLKSSGKISKFLGPAGNVLGIGKIGYDLMNNTWDASTVIDVAIIAGIATAGALASPAVVAGLATGAAVYGVLDYTFDINDKIDSSFGRNADRWK